A window of Castanea sativa cultivar Marrone di Chiusa Pesio chromosome 8, ASM4071231v1 genomic DNA:
ACGATCTTTTTCTCTACAAACCAAATCCCAATAACTGTGACAATAGCAAAACAAGTACACATATCAATGTACATCACTCGGAATTTTATGACACATATCATGATAAGATGAACAGCCAATGATCCAGTGAATCTATCATTTACCACTTTTAGGTGGTTGTCAAGTAACTGCCTTCATTGGAATGAGACTTTTGCGATCAAATTAAGCTTCCTATGAGTTTTTAGCCACAACCCaataaaactattttctaaTCTGTGTGAAGAGCTCGGTAGGTTTTCCAGTTCCTCCTGTGCTTCCACTGAAAGCAGAAAAAACACTTACTATTTGGCTGTTGAAAGCCCCAAATCCACCACCAGAAAATCCCCCAGACCCACCAGCTGAAGCTACCCTTGCAAATCCAGCAACCCCTGAAGCCACACCAGCAAACCCACCACCAGTAGCAGCACTTGAAAACCCACCAGGTGAACTAGTGCCAGTgaagccaccaccaccaccaaaaccaCTGGGAGATCCAAAACCTGTGCCTGGTAGACCAGTACCAATCTGTCTTGATTGTCCAAAAGACCCAAGAATGGATCCCAGTGCTTGCTGTCCTGATCCCAGGGCCGGCCCACCAAAATTTGGGGCTAAGCGGAAATTTTATACGAGACATTTTTATAtgaaacattaattaaataaatatatatataatactaattaaatcaagattaatttgatgtaaatatagaaattgatgaataataataattaaactaaagtTAATTTTATATAGAGGATGGAATATCATTGAactataaatttaaacaaaaagaactagaaaacatattattttttttaaaaaagaaacttattttaacttggatatataactatgaatagttaagtacagttgtaacataaattttaatttatatattctttttaagagaaagaaatagataaatattatttggtgcttgggtttgtaggatattagtttacaaaaattaagatctcaaactattagaagagattagttatcattgatgatctatcacatttgtaataatttttttgaaacattttagggtttcaattggttttaatttctattggtttcctattttggaagccttgttagaaatgaaaaagaaaaatactaaaaatattgtaaaatattcacaatataatgtgataatgactgtaattgatgaaattcaataacttaatttatttgtgtttgaattaattttttatgtaatcgGTGACATGTttgttaaatttaaacttaaacatataataaaatttgtggtatctttaacatcacttaaaaaaatactaattatttaaaaaatattatatttttataaaattttggtcctttacaaatgaaaaagtggccttttttttagtagggaatttttttttttttttggttgtggggcGGCCTAATTAGCCTAGGCCTTGAGCCGGCACTGCCTGATCCAATGCTAAACCCAGTTTGAGTTGGAGCTTGAGCTGTTGTTCCAGTACTGAAACCACCAGAGAATGCACTCGAATTTGTTGGTTGAGATGGTTGTGAAGACTGGGGAAGCTGGAAGCTAAAAGATGCAGGACGAAACAGCTGTCCGCTAGGAACCGTTATGTCAAAAGCTGAGCTCATCGGACTTGATGCTGCATTACCAAATGGACCACCAAATGGATTTGATTTTGGAGCAGTTGCAGTAGGGGTTGAGCCAATACCAAATGCACCAAGGCTTCCCAAACTAAATTTTGCTGTGTTACTTGTCTCAGGAGCCTCCTCCTCCATCTCATCCTCTTCTGTTTCTGCAACATCCAAACTTCCATTCTTTTCTCCAGTTGTCCTCCCAGAAGTTGGGAGTGGTGTTGGGAATAGAACACGTGCAGTAGATGGCTGTGCTGGTTGAGCATTCAATGTCACATTAGGTGCAGGTTTTGCCATGTTACCGAAACTGGGCTGGCTTCCAGATGTCAGACGGGTTGAAATTTCAATTGTAGGGTCAGTTGTTACTGAAGGTTCAAGCTTGGATTCAATTTCACCTTTGGGAGGCTCAGACTGCAGAGATGATACTTGTTTACTAGCAGCCTTATCTGTTTTCAAACTAGATTTGGCCATAGGAGGTTGAAGCTCTGTTTTAGGAGACTCGGATATTGGAGTAGATAAGGGCACCGATGTTTTAGGAGCCTGCAAGGAAGAGGAACCAGAGGAAGAGGCAATTAAAGAAGGGGAAGCTGATCATATAGTGACTTGTTTTACTTTtcctgtaattttttttaaatagttctACCCTATTCTATTGTCTAATACAAATTCAAAGCACCAGCTATATCCAAATTTTATACAAATACAAGTATGCATGTACGCACAAATACAATgagtaaataaaattttaaccaaaaaagtccaaaacaaaCACATGAAAGCCAAGAAAACTCGAATTGGTATTTGTTTACGTGCAAGTGAAGAATACCCTACCCCATGTGAACATCTATTTTCTTGACCTTCAAAGAGGGACGAGTAATAAGCAGGATCATAGATAGAGCCTCCCAAAATGTAATCAGAATTTGAGGGTTGTCTAACTACAGCAGGAGTTGCAGGACTCAGAAAACTATTTCTTAAATCATAATCTGCTTCTCTAGAACCTGTAGTGTCTACATATGAAACCCCCAACCTGTAAATCTGAATCCATAACAATGAGGACGACAACCTTACAGTAAACCCAATGATTTGCATTGCCAGAGTGAGTTTTAATGAAAAGATAACGAATATCTCATAACCCTCAGAAGAAATGTTCCTGCATACACATAAAATTGAGAGATCAGTATAGCCATTAACATCACTTAATCAAAATGTAACAAACACTCAGAGTCACACACACATAATGGTACATTTAAACACAGACTACTAggattataaaattattttgcaactAGGTTTTGTGCCAACATGTGAAGATGTAGACAGTAGAACAACCACGTGCTGCTGCATGAGTGAATGCTTACACAATgaaatcaaatattaattttttgagggGCCACAGGCCCACAGCTATGTCAAAGATTGCTTATGTAATAGACAGAACCTAGAAGACGTGTCCAAAcatgcaaaattttgtaaatagaGTATGAATAAACTGACTATCTTTTCAAAGCATTGGCATATATGACGGGTTAATATAGCAgtttgatgatgatgacgaggaCAATGATGTTTCTCCatagatataataataaataattgagTAAAACTAAAGAAGATTATCTTAGTTGCTATACCTTGTCTCCCTAgttaaattcaaacatttacatggttgaatttaattgttcttTGAGAAGATAAAATTACTTAGTTATATTGGCCAATACAAACATGTGGATGAATTCAATTAATGAACCTAAGGTACAACAACACCTAAGAAACTTTACCTAAGTCCCTAAATAATTAAGGGTTGATTTAATGGGTGCCCTTGCGTACCCATTAAGGTATTATTTTATAACGAAGTCAAGCCACTTTCTTTCTAAACTCCATATTTTTATTAGCTTTTTGCTATTTTTCaatgtaagagcatccacaccagctcatgtaaaaacttctaaaataaacataactaccaattttacacattttgagca
This region includes:
- the LOC142606483 gene encoding nuclear pore complex protein NUP214-like, coding for MQIIGFTVRLSSSLLWIQIYRLGVSYVDTTGSREADYDLRNSFLSPATPAVVRQPSNSDYILGGSIYDPAYYSSLFEGQENRCSHGAPKTSVPLSTPISESPKTELQPPMAKSSLKTDKAASKQVSSLQSEPPKGEIESKLEPSVTTDPTIEISTRLTSGSQPSFGNMAKPAPNVTLNAQPAQPSTARVLFPTPLPTSGRTTGEKNGSLDVAETEEDEMEEEAPETSNTAKFSLGSLGAFGIGSTPTATAPKSNPFGGPFGNAASSPMSSAFDITVPSGQLFRPASFSFQLPQSSQPSQPTNSSAFSGGFSTGTTAQAPTQTGFSIGSAPNFGGPALGSGQQALGSILGSFGQSRQIGTGLPGTGFGSPSGFGGGGGFTGTSSPGGFSSAATGGGFAGVASGVAGFARVASAGGSGGFSGGGFGAFNSQIVSVFSAFSGSTGGTGKPTELFTQIRK